Proteins from one Thermodesulfobacteriota bacterium genomic window:
- a CDS encoding DUF2207 domain-containing protein produces MRNLSLFLLLLISTLLIASSVSAEEIRNFNSNIYINNDGTINVQENIEYDFGNALRHGIYRDIPYKYNLGYKNYNTRLDVLNVTNFKGEPYIYEVTKSGGWVNIRIGDPDRKVTGIHSYRIEYRVRGAITFFDDHDELYWNVTGDEWRVPILSSIANVKFGQDITNGVKAACYTGPGWSESKDCEYEIDTAGVQFKTLSSLSGGEGLTIVVGVPKGIIQEPSSLSKFLWFLSDNWAFALPFATFFALFHIWRKRGRDPEAKGVIAVKYEPPENITPAEAGTLIDERANILDLTSTVIDLAVRGYLTIEEITTTKFFYFTNKDYKIIRTQKPLDSIKLYEDRIISGMFGGKDTIMVSELKNKFYSHIPGIKDALYKELVAGRYFPTNPENVRRI; encoded by the coding sequence ATGCGCAATTTATCACTATTCCTATTACTACTGATTTCCACGTTACTTATTGCGTCAAGCGTATCCGCTGAGGAAATACGTAATTTTAATTCCAACATTTATATCAACAATGATGGAACAATAAACGTTCAAGAAAATATAGAATATGATTTTGGAAACGCACTAAGGCATGGCATATATAGAGATATTCCCTATAAGTACAACTTGGGCTACAAAAACTATAACACCAGACTAGATGTATTAAACGTAACAAACTTTAAGGGCGAGCCGTATATTTATGAAGTCACCAAATCAGGCGGCTGGGTAAATATTAGAATTGGTGATCCGGACAGGAAAGTTACCGGGATTCATAGCTACAGGATCGAGTATAGGGTTAGAGGCGCAATCACCTTTTTTGATGATCATGATGAGCTCTACTGGAACGTAACAGGGGATGAGTGGCGCGTTCCAATATTAAGCTCCATTGCAAATGTTAAGTTTGGTCAGGACATAACTAATGGAGTTAAAGCTGCTTGCTATACCGGCCCAGGTTGGTCTGAATCTAAAGACTGTGAATATGAGATAGACACTGCCGGTGTTCAATTTAAAACATTATCAAGTCTTAGCGGAGGGGAAGGATTAACAATAGTAGTAGGGGTGCCTAAGGGCATTATCCAAGAACCGTCTTCGCTATCCAAATTCCTATGGTTCTTATCTGACAACTGGGCATTTGCTCTGCCGTTCGCTACTTTCTTTGCACTGTTTCACATATGGAGAAAGAGAGGAAGAGACCCGGAGGCAAAAGGCGTTATTGCAGTTAAGTATGAGCCGCCAGAGAATATTACTCCAGCTGAAGCTGGAACGCTCATAGATGAGAGGGCAAATATTTTAGACTTAACATCAACAGTAATTGATCTTGCGGTAAGGGGATATTTAACAATTGAGGAGATAACTACAACTAAGTTTTTCTACTTTACAAACAAAGACTACAAAATTATCAGAACTCAAAAGCCCTTGGATTCAATTAAATTATATGAGGACAGAATCATCTCTGGAATGTTTGGAGGAAAAGATACAATAATGGTTTCTGAACTCAAAAATAAGTTTTATTCTCATATTCCAGGAATTAAAGACGCTCTTTACAAAGAGCTTGTAGCAGGCAGGTACTTCCCAACCAATCCAGAGAACGTGAGAAGGATTT